The Ramlibacter sp. PS4R-6 nucleotide sequence TGCGGCGGCTGGGCCTGTCGACCGTGAAGGCCTCCACCGACATCACGATCGTGGTGCACCTGCTCTCGCCCAACAACCGCTACGACATGACGTACCTGCGCAACTATGCGTTGCTCAACGTCAAGGACCGGCTGGCGCGCGTGCCGGGCGTGGGCGACGTGCAGATCTTCGGCGCCGGCGACTACGCGATGCGCGTGTGGCTGGACCCGCAGAAGGTGGCGCAGCGCGGCCTGTCCGCCGGTGACGTCACGCGTGCGATCCGCGAACAGAACGTGCAAGCCGCCGCAGGCGTGGTCGGCGCTTCGCCGAACGCGAAGGACGTCGACCTGCAGCTGTCGATCAACGCGCAGGGCCGCCTGCAAAGCGAAGAGGAGTTCGGCGACATCATCGTCAAGTCGGCCTCGGACGGCGGCGTCACGCGCCTGCGCGACGTGGCCCGCATCGAGCTGGGCGCGGCCGGCTACTCGCTGCGTTCGCTCCTGGACAACAAGGAAGCCGTGGGCATCGGCGTCTTCGCCGCGCCCGGCTCCAACGCACTGGCGATCTCCGACGGCGTGCGCGCCGCCATGAAGGACCTGAACGCCGCCATGCCCGAAGGCGTGCAGTACGACATCGTCTATGACCCGACGCAGTTCGTGCGCTCGTCGATCGAGTCGGTGGTGCACACGCTGCTCGAGGCGATCGCGCTCGTGGTGCTGGTCGTCATCCTGTTCCTGCAGACCTGGCGCGCGTCGATCATCCCGCTCCTGGCCGTTCCCGTGTCCGTGGTCGGCACGTTTGCCGTGATGCACCTGTTCGGCTTCTCGATCAACGCGCTGAGCCTGTTCGGGCTGGTGCTGGCGATCGGCATCGTGGTCGACGATGCGATCGTGGTGGTGGAGAACGTCGAGCGCAACATCGAGGCGGGCCTGACGCCACGCGAGGCGACCTATCGCGCCATGCGCGAAGTGTCGGGCCCCATCATCGCGATCGCCCTGGTGCTGATCGCCGTGTTCGTGCCGCTGGCCTTCATCAGCGGCCTGACGGGCCAGTTCTACCGGCAGTTCGCGCTGACCATCGCGATGTCCACGGTGATCTCGGCGGTGAATTCGCTGACGCTGTCGCCTGCGCTGGCCGCCATCCTGCTCAAGGGCCACGACGAGCCCAAGGACGCGTTGACCCGCTGGATGGACCGCACCTTCGGCCGCTTCTTCGCCTGGTTCAACCGCATGTTCGGCCGTGCCGGCGTGGGCTACACGCAGGGTGTGACGCGCGCGGTGTCGCGCAAGGCGCTGATGCTGGGCGTCTACGCGGTGCTCGCGCTGGCGACGCTCGGCCTGTTCAAGCTGGTGCCCAGCGGCTTCGTGCCGGCGCAGGACAAGCAGTACCTGATCGGCTTCGCGCAGCTGCCCGACGGCGCCACGCTGGACCGCACCGAGGACGTGATCCGCCGCATGAGCGACATCACGCTCAAGCAGCCGGGCATCGAGCACGCCGTGGCCTTCCCGGGCCTGTCGATCAACGGCTTCACCAACAGCTCCAACGCCGGCATCGTCTTTGCCACGCTCAAGCCCTTCGACGAGCGCAAGGGTGCGGAGCTGAGCGTCGGCGCCATCGCGCAGCAGCTGAACATGAAGTACGGCCAGATCCAGGACGCTTTCGTGATGATGTTCCCGCCGCCGCCCGTGCAGGGCCTGGGCACCACCGGCGGCTTCAAGCTGCAGCTGGAAGACCGCGGCTCGCTCGGCTACGAAGCGCTGGACGGCGCGCTCAAGGCCTTCATGGCCAAGGCCTACCAGACGCCCGAGCTCGCGGGCCTGTTCTCCAGCTTCCAGCTGAACGTGCCGCAGCTGTACGCCAACATCGACCGCACCAAGGCGCGCCAGCTCGGCGTGCCGGTGACGGAAGTGTTCGACACGATGCAGACCTACCTGGGCAGCGTGTACGTGAACGACTTCAACAAGTTCGGCCGCACCTACTCCGTGCGCGTGCAGGCCGACGCGCCGTTCCGCGCGCGTGCCGACGACATCGGCCAGCTCAAGGTTCGCTCCAGCACCGGCGAGATGGTGCCGCTGGCGGCGCTGATGACCGTGAACCCGAGCTTCGGCCCCGAGCGTGCGATGCGCTACAACGCCTACCTCTCGGCCGACATCAATGGCGGCCCCGCGCCCGGCTTCTCGTCGGGCCAGGCCCAGGACGCGGTCAAGCGCATCGCCGCCGAAACCTTGCCCAAGGGCATCGCCTTCGAATGGACCGAGCTGACCTACCAGGAAATCCTGGCGGGCAACTCCGCGGTGTGGGTGTTCCCGCTGGCGATCCTGCTGGTGTTCCTGGTGCTGGCCGCGCAATACGAGAGCCTGACGCTGCCGCTGGCCATCGTGCTGATCGTGCCCATGGGCATCCTCGCGGCGATGACCGGTGTGTGGCTCTCGCGCGGCGACAACAACGTCTTCACGCAGATCGGGCTGATGGTCTTGGTGGGCTTGTCGGCGAAGAACGCGATCCTGATCGTGGAGTTCGCGCGCGAGCTGGAGTTCGCCGGCCGCGCGCCGGTCCAGGCGGCGATCGAAGCGGCCCGCCTGCGCCTGCGCCCGATCCTGATGACGTCGATGGCGTTCGTGATGGGCGTGCTGCCGCTGGTGCTGAGCACGGGTGCCGGCTCGGAGATGCGCCGCGCGATGGGCATCGCGGTGTTCTCCGGAATGATCGGCGTGACGGCCTTCGGCCTGTTCCTCACGCCGGTGTTCTACGTGGCGCTGCGCAAGCTCACCGGCAACCGCCCGCTCAAGCTGCACGGCGAAGTGCCGCACGCCGAAGCGTTCGCGCATCCCGATTTCGGCGGCGGCGCGAACGCGCGCCCCGTGGCCGCCGCGCCCCTGAAAGGCATCGAATGATGAACAAGAAACTGTTTGCCCCCACGCTGCTGCTTTCCGCGCTGGTGCTCGCGGGCTGCGCGTCGATCCCCGACGCGCCGGCGCAGCCGCCGGTGCCCGCGCAATTCCGCGAAAGCGCCGAACGTTGGCTCGCCTCCGCACCCGCCGAAGCGCAGGAGCGTGGCGCCTGGTGGAAGTCGTTCCAGGACCCGGTGCTCGACTCGCTGGTCGAGCGCGCGGGCTCGGCCAACACGACGATCCAGCAGGCCGCCGCGCGCCTGGCGCAGGCACGCGCGATTGCTCGCGACGTGGACGCCAACCGCTACCCGCAAGTCGGCATCGGCGCAGGCGCCGCGCGCCAGGCCGGCGCGAGCACGGCCAACGGCATGACGCCGGCGACGATCACGACCGCCGGTGCGAGCCTGTCGTACGAAGTCGACCTGTTCGGCAAGCTGGCGAAGGCCAGCAACGCCGCTTCGCTCGATGCGAAGTCGCGCGAGGCGCTGCTGCAAAGCACGCGGCTGCTGGTGCAATCGCAAACGGCGCAAACCTACCTCGCGCTGCGTGCCGTCGACGAAGACCGCGCGATCATGCGCGCGACGGTGCAGGCTTACGAGGGCACGCTGCGCCTGACGCAGCGGCGCCAGCAGGCCGGCGACATCGCCGAGCTGGACGTGGCCCGTGTCGAAACCGAACTCGCCTCGACGCAATCGGAAGCGCTGGCGCTCGACCGGCGCCGCGCCGAGCTGGAGCATGAACTCGCCGTCCTCGTCGGCGAGGCGGCCGCGCACTTCCAGCTGCCCGAGCGCGAATGGACCACGGCGCTGCCGCGCATCCCCGCGGGCGTGCCGGCGACCGTGCTGGCACGGCGCCCCGACGTGTCGGCCGCGCAATCGCAGATCCTCGCCGCGCAGGCGCGCGTGGGCGTGGCGCGGACCGCATGGCTGCCCGACATCTCGCTCACGGCGAACGGCGGTTACGCGTCGCCGGAACTGGGCGACCTGTTCAAGTGGTCCGCGCGCGCCTGGGGCGTGGGCGCGCTGCTGTCGCTGCCGATCTTCGACGGCGGGCGGCGCGAGGCTGGTATCCAGTCCGCCAACGCGCAGCTCGACGGTGCGGCCGCCGCTTACCGCGAGCAGGTGCTGGTGGCGTTCAAGGAGGTGGAGGACCAGCTGTCGGGCCTGCGGCTGCTGGACGAGCAGTCGCAGGTGCAGGCACGCGCCGTGTCGTCCGCGGCTCGCGCGACGCAGCTGTCGGAATCGCGTTACCGCAACGGCCTGGACAGCCAGCTGGAGCTGCTGGATGCGCGCCGCAGCGAACTGCGCAACCGGCGCGCGGCCTTGCAGGTGAAAGCCAGCCAGTACCAGGCCACGGTGGGCCTGATCCGCGCGCTGGGCGGCGGCTGGGGGGTGTGATCAGTGGACGGTGACCGCCTCCACGGCGGGCATCGCCAGCTCGCGGCCGACCATGGCGCGCGCGAACAGGTAGTTGTCGCGGGCTCTGTCGCCCAGGCCGTCCAGGTCCACGTGGCCCTGGGGGTCGCAGGGAAAGGCGAAACCGCGGCCGCTGTTGAACAGCGAGCGGTAGCAAAGCTGGAAGGAGTGGGCGGTGGGGGTGGGGGCCATTTTTGCGTCTCCGGGCGCGGTGCGCCATGGCCGTATTTATCGTCGCCGCCGGGTGCGGACCCTTAGGGCGCGTTCGCATCGGCCTTAGGGGGTTTGCCTAGGCTTCCCCTCCCGGCGCATACTGCGCCTGCCCCGCCCCAGGCGACGGGCGCGGCGTTCCCAACAACAGTCGCCGACGAGAGGACCAGCATGGACAGGAGACATGTTCAGCGCGGCCTCGGCGCCCTTGCGTTGTTCGCGCTGAGTGCAGCCGCAATCGCCCAATCAGGTCTTACCTTCAAGAGCTCGTGCATGGGCGTGGGCGCC carries:
- a CDS encoding efflux RND transporter permease subunit, translating into MNLSKFFIDRPIFAGVLSLLTFLAGLIAVGGLPISEYPEVVPPSIVVRANYPGANPKVIAETVATPLEEAINGVEGMLYMSSQATTDGLMTLNVTFKLGTDPDKAQQLVQNRVAQAEARLPEEVRRLGLSTVKASTDITIVVHLLSPNNRYDMTYLRNYALLNVKDRLARVPGVGDVQIFGAGDYAMRVWLDPQKVAQRGLSAGDVTRAIREQNVQAAAGVVGASPNAKDVDLQLSINAQGRLQSEEEFGDIIVKSASDGGVTRLRDVARIELGAAGYSLRSLLDNKEAVGIGVFAAPGSNALAISDGVRAAMKDLNAAMPEGVQYDIVYDPTQFVRSSIESVVHTLLEAIALVVLVVILFLQTWRASIIPLLAVPVSVVGTFAVMHLFGFSINALSLFGLVLAIGIVVDDAIVVVENVERNIEAGLTPREATYRAMREVSGPIIAIALVLIAVFVPLAFISGLTGQFYRQFALTIAMSTVISAVNSLTLSPALAAILLKGHDEPKDALTRWMDRTFGRFFAWFNRMFGRAGVGYTQGVTRAVSRKALMLGVYAVLALATLGLFKLVPSGFVPAQDKQYLIGFAQLPDGATLDRTEDVIRRMSDITLKQPGIEHAVAFPGLSINGFTNSSNAGIVFATLKPFDERKGAELSVGAIAQQLNMKYGQIQDAFVMMFPPPPVQGLGTTGGFKLQLEDRGSLGYEALDGALKAFMAKAYQTPELAGLFSSFQLNVPQLYANIDRTKARQLGVPVTEVFDTMQTYLGSVYVNDFNKFGRTYSVRVQADAPFRARADDIGQLKVRSSTGEMVPLAALMTVNPSFGPERAMRYNAYLSADINGGPAPGFSSGQAQDAVKRIAAETLPKGIAFEWTELTYQEILAGNSAVWVFPLAILLVFLVLAAQYESLTLPLAIVLIVPMGILAAMTGVWLSRGDNNVFTQIGLMVLVGLSAKNAILIVEFARELEFAGRAPVQAAIEAARLRLRPILMTSMAFVMGVLPLVLSTGAGSEMRRAMGIAVFSGMIGVTAFGLFLTPVFYVALRKLTGNRPLKLHGEVPHAEAFAHPDFGGGANARPVAAAPLKGIE
- a CDS encoding efflux transporter outer membrane subunit, translated to MNKKLFAPTLLLSALVLAGCASIPDAPAQPPVPAQFRESAERWLASAPAEAQERGAWWKSFQDPVLDSLVERAGSANTTIQQAAARLAQARAIARDVDANRYPQVGIGAGAARQAGASTANGMTPATITTAGASLSYEVDLFGKLAKASNAASLDAKSREALLQSTRLLVQSQTAQTYLALRAVDEDRAIMRATVQAYEGTLRLTQRRQQAGDIAELDVARVETELASTQSEALALDRRRAELEHELAVLVGEAAAHFQLPEREWTTALPRIPAGVPATVLARRPDVSAAQSQILAAQARVGVARTAWLPDISLTANGGYASPELGDLFKWSARAWGVGALLSLPIFDGGRREAGIQSANAQLDGAAAAYREQVLVAFKEVEDQLSGLRLLDEQSQVQARAVSSAARATQLSESRYRNGLDSQLELLDARRSELRNRRAALQVKASQYQATVGLIRALGGGWGV